The following coding sequences lie in one Bacilli bacterium genomic window:
- the purD gene encoding phosphoribosylamine--glycine ligase — protein sequence MKILVVGRGGREHAMIWALSKSASVKQIYCAPGNAGIAEMAECVPINEMDFVRLGEFAVKEAVDLVVVGPEDPLFAGIVDFFEAKRIPVFGPNKAAAIIEGSKVFTKNLLRKYNIPTAAYASFSDYSEALAYLQEQNLPIVIKADGLAAGKGVTVAHTREEAENALKELMVDKVFGEAGAAVVIEEFLQGEELSILAFVDGATVRPMVPAQDHKPVYDLDEGPNTGGMGTYSPVPHISREIVEAAIETILKPAAQAMVQEGRPFRGVLYAGLMITRQGPKAIEFNCRFGDPETQVVLPRLETDLAEIFLAVVNGKLRDLDIAWSDQAAVCVVLASGGYPGPYKKGIPISGLEDVQHAIVFHAGTAKKDGKIVTNGGRLLGVTATGANIAEARVKAYAAAAKIHYEGRHYRTDIALKALQP from the coding sequence TTGAAGATTCTTGTTGTCGGGCGCGGCGGACGGGAACATGCGATGATCTGGGCGCTTAGCAAAAGCGCGTCCGTAAAGCAAATATACTGCGCCCCGGGAAATGCCGGGATCGCCGAGATGGCCGAATGCGTGCCGATCAATGAAATGGACTTTGTCCGTTTGGGCGAATTCGCCGTCAAGGAAGCTGTCGATCTCGTTGTCGTCGGTCCGGAAGATCCTCTGTTTGCAGGCATTGTCGACTTCTTCGAGGCGAAACGCATTCCTGTCTTCGGCCCGAATAAGGCGGCGGCGATCATTGAAGGCAGCAAAGTATTTACGAAAAATTTACTGCGAAAATACAACATTCCGACAGCCGCTTATGCGTCGTTTTCCGACTATTCGGAAGCTTTGGCCTATTTGCAAGAGCAAAACCTGCCCATCGTCATCAAAGCGGACGGGTTGGCGGCGGGGAAAGGCGTCACCGTTGCGCATACCCGCGAAGAAGCGGAAAACGCGTTAAAAGAGTTGATGGTCGACAAAGTGTTTGGCGAGGCCGGCGCCGCGGTGGTAATCGAGGAATTTTTACAGGGCGAGGAGTTGTCGATTCTGGCGTTTGTCGACGGCGCGACGGTGCGCCCGATGGTGCCGGCGCAGGATCACAAGCCGGTTTACGACCTGGATGAAGGGCCGAATACCGGCGGAATGGGCACGTACTCGCCGGTGCCGCATATTTCCCGGGAAATTGTCGAAGCGGCGATTGAAACGATCCTGAAACCGGCCGCGCAAGCGATGGTGCAGGAAGGAAGGCCGTTTCGCGGAGTGCTGTATGCGGGTTTGATGATTACGCGGCAAGGGCCGAAAGCAATCGAATTCAACTGCCGTTTTGGCGATCCGGAAACGCAAGTCGTGCTGCCGCGGCTCGAAACGGATCTTGCCGAAATTTTTCTCGCTGTGGTAAACGGCAAGTTGCGCGATCTCGACATCGCGTGGAGCGATCAAGCCGCCGTTTGTGTAGTGCTCGCGTCCGGCGGATATCCGGGCCCATATAAAAAAGGGATTCCCATCAGCGGTCTGGAAGATGTACAACATGCGATCGTATTTCATGCGGGGACAGCGAAAAAGGACGGGAAAATCGTTACCAATGGCGGGCGGCTCCTCGGTGTGACGGCGACCGGCGCCAATATTGCCGAGGCGCGGGTAAAAGCTTACGCCGCCGCGGCGAAGATTCATTATGAAGGGCGGCATTACCGGACCGATATCGCGCTCAAAGCGTTGCAACCATAA